A DNA window from Amycolatopsis sp. DSM 110486 contains the following coding sequences:
- a CDS encoding GNAT family N-acetyltransferase translates to MTDFVVRPITDDERRPTFDLLGQALHSPLVSDETWAQIGDSWAAPGKFAAFADDRPIGITSGFATTIAVPGGALLPATAVDGVGVRADWTRRGVVTALMSAQLNDLAERGTTLACLHASEAVIYGRFGYGIATFGATVRVDHPARLREGAEAGGAVRLLDTDEARAQLPALYQQIGLHRPGMIARPDVWWPVALNRRLSREGGYRVAVHTGPNGEDDAFAMFTSVDQSTVAEPERGPLLEVRDLHGTNPEAIAALWRFLLSIDLIATVSSRFRPLDEPLSVLLTDPRRARTTEVEDDLWLRLVDVAGALAARTYGQGEPVVFEVDDRLLPANRGRYRVGPDGAERTDADADLLLDADSLAMLYLGEWRASTLAQAGRITAVDPAALGRADTLFATDTRPWCGTYF, encoded by the coding sequence ATGACCGACTTCGTGGTACGCCCGATCACCGACGACGAGCGCCGGCCCACCTTCGACCTGCTCGGGCAAGCACTGCACAGCCCCCTGGTCTCGGACGAGACGTGGGCGCAGATCGGCGATTCCTGGGCCGCGCCCGGCAAGTTCGCCGCGTTCGCCGACGACCGTCCGATCGGGATCACCAGCGGTTTCGCCACCACGATCGCCGTCCCCGGCGGCGCGCTCCTGCCCGCGACGGCGGTCGACGGTGTCGGCGTGCGCGCCGACTGGACGCGCCGCGGCGTCGTCACCGCGTTGATGAGCGCGCAGCTGAACGACCTCGCCGAACGCGGCACCACGCTGGCGTGCCTGCACGCCAGCGAAGCCGTGATCTACGGCCGCTTCGGCTACGGCATCGCCACCTTCGGCGCCACCGTCCGCGTCGACCACCCCGCGCGGCTGCGTGAGGGCGCCGAAGCCGGCGGCGCCGTCCGGCTGCTCGACACCGACGAGGCCCGCGCGCAGCTTCCCGCGCTGTACCAACAGATCGGGCTGCACCGGCCGGGCATGATCGCGCGCCCCGACGTCTGGTGGCCCGTCGCGCTCAACCGCCGCCTCAGCCGTGAGGGCGGGTATCGCGTGGCTGTCCACACCGGACCGAACGGTGAGGACGACGCGTTCGCGATGTTCACGAGCGTGGACCAGTCCACCGTCGCCGAACCCGAACGCGGCCCTCTGCTGGAGGTCCGCGACCTGCACGGCACGAACCCGGAGGCGATCGCCGCGCTGTGGCGGTTCCTGCTCTCGATCGACCTCATCGCCACCGTGAGCTCCCGCTTCCGCCCGCTCGACGAACCCCTCTCCGTGCTGCTCACCGACCCGCGCCGCGCCCGCACCACCGAGGTGGAAGACGACCTGTGGCTGCGGCTGGTCGACGTCGCCGGCGCGCTCGCCGCTCGCACCTACGGGCAGGGCGAACCCGTCGTGTTCGAAGTGGACGATCGGCTGCTGCCGGCCAACCGCGGCCGCTACCGCGTCGGCCCCGACGGCGCCGAACGCACCGACGCCGATGCGGACCTGCTCCTCGACGCCGACAGCCTCGCCATGCTCTACCTCGGCGAGTGGCGCGCCTCGACGCTCGCGCAAGCCGGCCGGATCACCGCGGTCGACCCGGCGGCGCTCGGTCGTGCCGACACCCTGTTCGCCACCGACACACGGCCGTGGTGCGGCACGTACTTCTGA
- a CDS encoding DUF4333 domain-containing protein — protein MRAVLVLGLCGLGMLLATGCSTKADPAAPVKTVTVTPSATTPSETSAGSSGATPASATGPGRVFDAKAMDAAVAKILADTYQLDGVGEVSCPDRQAVTDGSTFQCVVDIAGEEKHVPITVTGTAGDYRVDAPK, from the coding sequence ATGCGCGCCGTGCTGGTGCTGGGTCTGTGCGGACTCGGAATGCTGCTCGCCACCGGCTGTTCGACCAAAGCCGACCCGGCGGCGCCCGTCAAGACCGTCACGGTCACGCCGTCCGCCACCACGCCTTCAGAGACGTCGGCGGGAAGTTCGGGCGCGACGCCGGCGTCGGCCACCGGGCCCGGGCGCGTGTTCGACGCGAAAGCCATGGACGCCGCCGTCGCCAAGATCCTCGCCGACACCTACCAGCTCGACGGTGTCGGCGAGGTCAGCTGCCCCGACCGCCAGGCCGTGACCGACGGCTCCACGTTCCAGTGCGTGGTCGACATCGCGGGCGAGGAGAAACACGTGCCCATCACGGTCACCGGCACCGCGGGCGACTACCGCGTCGACGCCCCGAAGTAG
- a CDS encoding GNAT family N-acetyltransferase, whose translation MSDHTVRLLSSADEQRAAWNLFRAALHVKAGSDEEWERIGKALQESRVFAAFDPELIGTVRAADHEVVLPGGARVPLAAVTGVGVRAGRTRRGVLSALQAAQLQDFAERDVVLASLHATEGAIYGRYGYGVATLSRNLVVDRRHARLRPEAPAGGEVSVFGLEQALLHWPDLYAATGTARPGMITRPAHYWPMNENQARRSDSPVDTAVHRGPDGVDGYLVYHVERGDGDRQKLTVFEFHYTNPAAFSGLWRFLLSVDLVDDISVIARPVDEPVELLFTDPRAVKVKAVEDETWLRVIDAPAALAARTYGEAEAVVLEVADPLLPANDGRYRISPDGAERTDAAPALRLDVTSLAMLYFGAWRASALADTGRIEVLDDTAVSHVDTLFGTRRASWCGTFF comes from the coding sequence ATGAGCGACCACACCGTACGACTCCTGTCCTCCGCCGACGAGCAGCGCGCGGCCTGGAACCTGTTCCGGGCCGCGCTGCACGTCAAGGCCGGCAGCGACGAGGAGTGGGAGCGGATCGGCAAGGCTCTGCAGGAGTCGCGCGTGTTCGCCGCGTTCGACCCGGAGCTGATCGGCACCGTGCGCGCCGCCGACCACGAGGTCGTCCTCCCCGGCGGCGCGCGCGTGCCGCTCGCGGCCGTGACCGGCGTCGGCGTGCGCGCCGGCCGCACCCGCCGCGGCGTGCTCAGCGCCCTGCAAGCCGCGCAGCTGCAGGACTTCGCCGAACGCGACGTGGTGCTGGCGTCCCTGCACGCCACCGAAGGCGCGATCTACGGCCGGTACGGCTACGGCGTCGCCACCCTCAGCCGCAACCTCGTCGTCGACCGCCGCCACGCGCGGCTGCGCCCGGAAGCGCCGGCCGGCGGCGAGGTCAGCGTGTTCGGCCTCGAGCAGGCCCTGCTGCACTGGCCCGACCTCTACGCCGCCACCGGCACCGCCCGGCCCGGCATGATCACGCGGCCCGCGCACTACTGGCCCATGAACGAGAACCAGGCCCGCCGCTCGGACAGCCCCGTCGACACCGCGGTGCACCGCGGCCCGGACGGCGTCGACGGCTACCTCGTCTACCACGTCGAACGCGGCGACGGTGACCGGCAGAAACTCACGGTCTTCGAGTTCCACTACACCAACCCCGCCGCGTTCTCCGGCCTGTGGCGATTCCTGCTGTCGGTGGACCTCGTCGACGACATCTCCGTGATCGCCCGCCCCGTCGACGAACCCGTCGAACTGCTCTTCACCGACCCGCGCGCGGTCAAGGTCAAGGCCGTCGAAGACGAAACGTGGCTGCGCGTGATCGACGCGCCCGCCGCACTCGCCGCCCGCACCTACGGCGAGGCCGAAGCGGTCGTCCTCGAAGTGGCCGACCCGCTGCTGCCCGCCAACGACGGCCGCTACCGCATCAGCCCCGACGGCGCCGAACGCACCGACGCCGCCCCCGCCCTGCGCCTCGACGTCACTTCGCTCGCGATGCTCTACTTCGGAGCGTGGCGCGCCTCGGCCCTGGCCGACACCGGCCGCATCGAAGTCCTCGACGACACCGCGGTGTCGCACGTGGACACCTTGTTCGGCACGCGCCGCGCGTCGTGGTGCGGTACTTTCTTCTGA